The following proteins are co-located in the Primulina tabacum isolate GXHZ01 chromosome 11, ASM2559414v2, whole genome shotgun sequence genome:
- the LOC142519425 gene encoding serine/threonine/tyrosine-protein kinase HT1-like: MDEEVNSWIRRTKFSHTVYRHASRLRSVPLIVQPIRISGRVKSTLEQAAVNPKPEPNAIQIQQHHTINKPRAVSPHPETKLSDSFREARFNQNRFSTPCPRRKENENGLVGNLFRKDSCETKAPTLNSSRNHSPLRHLTSMKFQVESKSRKESAWSKYFDHGGGRVTSVDAADEHMIDLSKLFLGLRFAHGAHSQLYHGIYMDEPVAVKIIRVPDDDENGFLGARLEKQFNREVTLLSRLHHQNIIKLVGACRKPLVFCIVTEYLAEGSLRAYLHKLEHKSLPFQKLISMALDIARGMEYIHSHGVIHRDLKPENVLINKDFRLKVADFGIACEEAYCDLLADDPGTYRWMAPEMIKRKHYGQKIDVYGFGLILWEFVAGTIPYEDMTPIQAAFAVVNKDLRPTIPLGCPPTMKALIEQCWSLQPDKRPEFWQIVKVLEKMESSFACDGSLNLVQNPTCQDRKKGLVNWIQKLGPTSSMHKPNFFHFFLVI, translated from the exons ATGGATGAAGAAGTTAATTCCTGGATAAGAAGAACTAAATTCTCGCACACTGTATATCGCCATGCTTCAAGATTGAGATCGGTTCCTCTTATTGTTCAGCCTATTAGAATATCAGGCCGTGTCAAATCCACATTAGAACAAGCTGCGGTGAATCCTAAACCAGAACCAAATGCCATCCAAATTCAGCAACATCATACCATAAATAAGCCGAGGGCTGTATCCCCTCATCCAGAAACTAAGCTTTCTGATTCTTTCAGGGAAGCCAGGTTTAATCAGAATAGATTCTCGACTCCATGCCCACGAAGGAAAGAAAACGAGAATGGGCTTGTTGGCAATTTGTTCCGTAAAGATTCTTGTGAAACCAAGGCTCCTACTCTGAATTCTTCAAGAAACCATAGTCCTCTTAGGCATCTCACTTCGATGAAGTTTCAAGTCGAGTCTAAGAGCCGCAAGGAGTCAGCATGGTCAAAGTATTTTGATCATGGTGGGGGAAGGGTCACCTCTGTGGATGCTGCAGATGAGCATATGATTGATCTTTCGAAGTTATTTTTAGGATTGAGATTCGCTCATGGTGCCCACAGTCAGCTTTACCATGGGATTTATATGGATGAGCCTGTGGCAGTGAAAATTATCAGAGTGCCAGATGATGACGAAAATGGATTTCTAGGTGCTCGGTTAGAGAAGCAGTTTAATAGAGAGGTCACTCTCTTGTCTCGTCTCCACCATCAAAATATTATCAAG CTTGTTGGGGCTTGCCGAAAACCTCTGGTCTTTTGCATTGTCACGGAATATTTGGCTGAGGGATCTTTGAGAGCATACTTGCACAAGCTTGAGCATAAATCTCTTCCTTTTCAAAAGTTAATCTCTATGGCTTTGGACATTGCACGAGGAATGGAGTATATTCATTCACATGGTGTTATTCATAGGGATCTCAAACCAGAAAACGTTTTAATTAACAAAGATTTCCGACTCAAAGTAGCTGATTTTGGTATAGCATGTGAGGAGGCGTATTGTGATCTTCTGGCAGACGACCCTGGTACATACAGATGGATGGCTCCAGAAATGATAAAAAGGAAGCACTATGGACAGAAAATCGACGTGTATGGCTTTGGACTCATTTTATGGGAATTTGTGGCTGGAACTATCCCCTATGAAGATATGACTCCTATACAAGCTGCTTTTGCTGTGGTGAATAAG GATTTGAGGCCAACTATACCTTTGGGCTGTCCACCTACCATGAAAGCTTTGATCGAACAATGTTGGTCTTTGCAACCAGACAAGAGGCCTGAATTTTGGCAGATTGTGAAGGTACTAGAGAAGATGGAGTCTTCATTTGCTTGTGATGGATCCCTCAATCTGGTGCAGAACCCAACATGTCAAGATCGTAAGAAGGGTCTGGTTAATTGGATTCAAAAACTCGGTCCTACTTCATCCATGCATAAACCAaatttttttcacttttttttGGTCATTTGA